In a single window of the Acetivibrio clariflavus DSM 19732 genome:
- a CDS encoding H-type small acid-soluble spore protein gives MDSNRAKQIMESKGVIEVLYQGDPVWIENVLDDNTVQVSNLQTNVKQDVPVNMLVEKGLVK, from the coding sequence ATGGATAGCAATAGAGCAAAACAAATAATGGAATCAAAAGGGGTTATAGAAGTTTTGTATCAGGGTGATCCTGTTTGGATAGAGAATGTATTGGATGACAATACTGTACAGGTATCCAATCTTCAAACAAATGTTAAGCAGGATGTACCTGTAAATATGCTGGTGGAAAAGGGTTTGGTAAAGTAA
- a CDS encoding RMD1 family protein, producing the protein MSYIKIKSIKVSNFFSLDKIAEFLGIPMQSRWDDYIILSGNHLDLVLKYNTQNKHVYIFKYGCVSFANFEEEEISTFIKYIESIGVKINYSLIYNYYDVHNIEVLPNKKIKLWQNDNAEYDYDDTLIHTISIILSKSIELYRLESELDKLLDDAEQFITFLQRGRLGFYRRKSSLLISKILRFQYDSIHNIRILDRPGFVEQSMNLKAIYASLSEYYELDERLEIVEGKIASLHDILDLYSNLSFNQSETRLILFEIFLLALFPAFHILEHLFKNSTPLSFFINLFK; encoded by the coding sequence ATGAGTTATATAAAGATTAAAAGTATAAAGGTTTCAAACTTCTTTTCATTGGATAAAATTGCAGAATTCCTTGGTATACCGATGCAGTCCAGATGGGATGATTACATCATTCTGAGCGGTAACCATCTCGATTTGGTTTTGAAATACAATACCCAAAACAAACACGTTTACATATTTAAATATGGGTGTGTTTCCTTTGCCAATTTTGAGGAAGAGGAAATTTCCACATTCATCAAGTATATTGAATCAATTGGTGTAAAAATCAATTACTCCCTAATTTATAACTACTATGACGTTCATAATATAGAAGTCTTGCCAAACAAAAAAATCAAGCTTTGGCAAAACGATAATGCCGAATATGATTATGACGATACCCTCATTCACACTATCTCAATAATTCTTTCAAAATCCATAGAACTCTATAGACTTGAATCGGAATTAGACAAACTTCTCGATGATGCGGAACAATTCATAACTTTCTTGCAAAGGGGACGTCTTGGATTTTACAGAAGAAAATCCTCGCTGCTGATATCGAAAATACTACGCTTCCAATATGACAGTATACATAATATCAGGATTTTGGACAGACCGGGTTTTGTAGAACAAAGCATGAACTTAAAAGCTATATATGCCAGTCTTTCAGAGTATTACGAACTGGATGAGCGTCTGGAAATCGTGGAAGGGAAAATAGCCAGTTTGCATGATATTCTTGATCTTTACTCAAATTTGAGCTTCAACCAAAGCGAGACAAGACTTATATTATTTGAAATATTTCTACTGGCCCTATTCCCTGCATTTCATATACTGGAGCATCTGTTTAAAAACAGTACCCCGTTAAGTTTCTTTATAAACCTGTTCAAGTAA